A portion of the Juglans microcarpa x Juglans regia isolate MS1-56 chromosome 1D, Jm3101_v1.0, whole genome shotgun sequence genome contains these proteins:
- the LOC121237309 gene encoding uncharacterized protein LOC121237309 isoform X2 produces MGDSSASYIHMHLIEKCLIFHMTKEECMEALSKHANIKPVITSTVWNELEKENKEFFEAYSQSQSKAERMSEEETSQMIQKMISDSSKDSDD; encoded by the exons ATGGGAGACTCTTCTGCCTCATATATACACATG CACCTGATAGAGAAGTGTCTGATCTTTCACATGACTAAAGAAGAGTGCATGGAAGCCCTTTCAAAACATGCAAACATCAAACCTGTTATCACTTCCACTG TGTGGAATGAActggagaaagaaaataaggaatTCTTCGAGGCGTATTCGCAATCTCAGAGCAAAGCAGAGCGAATGTCCGAGGAAGAGACAAGCCAGATGATCCAGAAGATGATATCGGATTCATCCAAAGATTCGGACGATTAA
- the LOC121255078 gene encoding glutathione S-transferase DHAR2-like isoform X1, protein MALEVVAAVKAAPGAPDILGDCPFSHRVLLTLEEKKVPYELRLINVTDKPGWFLEVNPGGKVPVVKFDDKWVADSDVIVGILEERYPEPSFITPPEFASVGSKIFGAFVTFLKSKDPNDGSEQALLDELKALDEHLKAHGPYIAGEKISAVDFSLAPKLFHLEVALGHFKNWTVPESLTHFHKYKKLLSSRDSFQKTKPAKESVIAGWKPKVINA, encoded by the exons ATGGCTCTTGAGGTTGTCGCTGCTGTCAAGGCTGCTCCTGGCGCACCGGATATTCTTGGAGACT GTCCATTTTCACACAGGGTCCTCCTAACtttggaggagaagaaagttcCGTACGAGTTGCGTCTTATCAACGTTACCGATAAACCCGGATG GTTTTTGGAGGTGAACCCAGGAGGGAAGGTGCCGGTTGTGAAGTTCGATGACAAATGGGTGGCTGACTCTGATGTTATCGTTGGGATTCTTGAGGAGCGGTACCCTGAACCGTCTTTCATAACTCCTCCTGAATTCGCCTCCGT GGGATCAAAGATTTTTGGGGCGTTTGTGACATTTTTGAAGAGCAAGGATCCCAATGACGGATCGGAGCAAGCTTTGCTTGATGAATTGAAGGCCTTGGATGAACACCTTAAGGCACAT GGACCTTATATCGCTGGAGAGAAGATAAGTGCTGTTGATTTCAGTTTGGCACCAAAGCTGTTCCATCTCGAAGTGGCTCTTGGTCACTTCAAGAACTGGACTGTCCCTGAAAGCTTAACTCATTTCCACAAGTACAAGAAG TTGCTTTCCTCTCGGGACTCTTTTCAGAAAACCAAGCCTGCAAAAGAATCTGTAATTGCTGGATGGAAGCCGAAGGTAATTAATGCATAA
- the LOC121255078 gene encoding glutathione S-transferase DHAR2-like isoform X4 translates to MALEVVAAVKAAPGAPDILGDCPFSHRVLLTLEEKKVPYELRLINVTDKPGWFLEVNPGGKVPVVKFDDKWVADSDVIVGILEERYPEPSFITPPEFASVGSKIFGAFVTFLKSKDPNDGSEQALLDELKALDEHLKAHGPYIAGEKISAVDFSLAPKLFHLEVALGHFKNWTVPESLTHFHKYKKFLSILFCSCFSRESFEKTKPAKEHAIAGWAPKVNA, encoded by the exons ATGGCTCTTGAGGTTGTCGCTGCTGTCAAGGCTGCTCCTGGCGCACCGGATATTCTTGGAGACT GTCCATTTTCACACAGGGTCCTCCTAACtttggaggagaagaaagttcCGTACGAGTTGCGTCTTATCAACGTTACCGATAAACCCGGATG GTTTTTGGAGGTGAACCCAGGAGGGAAGGTGCCGGTTGTGAAGTTCGATGACAAATGGGTGGCTGACTCTGATGTTATCGTTGGGATTCTTGAGGAGCGGTACCCTGAACCGTCTTTCATAACTCCTCCTGAATTCGCCTCCGT GGGATCAAAGATTTTTGGGGCGTTTGTGACATTTTTGAAGAGCAAGGATCCCAATGACGGATCGGAGCAAGCTTTGCTTGATGAATTGAAGGCCTTGGATGAACACCTTAAGGCACAT GGACCTTATATCGCTGGAGAGAAGATAAGTGCTGTTGATTTCAGTTTGGCACCAAAGCTGTTCCATCTCGAAGTGGCTCTTGGTCACTTCAAGAACTGGACTGTCCCTGAAAGCTTAACTCATTTCCACAAGTACAAGAAG TTTTTGTCCATCTTATTTTGCAGTTGCTTCTCTCGGGAATCTTTTGAGAAAACCAAGCCTGCAAAAGAACATGCAATTGCAGGATGGGCGCCGAAGGTCAATGCTTAA
- the LOC121237309 gene encoding uncharacterized protein LOC121237309 isoform X1 — protein sequence MGDSSASYIHMVQHLIEKCLIFHMTKEECMEALSKHANIKPVITSTVWNELEKENKEFFEAYSQSQSKAERMSEEETSQMIQKMISDSSKDSDD from the exons ATGGGAGACTCTTCTGCCTCATATATACACATG GTGCAGCACCTGATAGAGAAGTGTCTGATCTTTCACATGACTAAAGAAGAGTGCATGGAAGCCCTTTCAAAACATGCAAACATCAAACCTGTTATCACTTCCACTG TGTGGAATGAActggagaaagaaaataaggaatTCTTCGAGGCGTATTCGCAATCTCAGAGCAAAGCAGAGCGAATGTCCGAGGAAGAGACAAGCCAGATGATCCAGAAGATGATATCGGATTCATCCAAAGATTCGGACGATTAA
- the LOC121255078 gene encoding glutathione S-transferase DHAR2-like isoform X3, whose translation MALEVVAAVKAAPGAPDILGDCPFSHRVLLTLEEKKVPYELRLINVTDKPGWFLEVNPGGKVPVVKFDDKWVADSDVIVGILEERYPEPSFITPPEFASVGSKIFGAFVTFLKSKDPNDGSEQALLDELKALDEHLKAHGPYIAGEKISAVDFSLAPKLFHLEVALGHFKNWTVPESLTHFHKYKKLLLSGIF comes from the exons ATGGCTCTTGAGGTTGTCGCTGCTGTCAAGGCTGCTCCTGGCGCACCGGATATTCTTGGAGACT GTCCATTTTCACACAGGGTCCTCCTAACtttggaggagaagaaagttcCGTACGAGTTGCGTCTTATCAACGTTACCGATAAACCCGGATG GTTTTTGGAGGTGAACCCAGGAGGGAAGGTGCCGGTTGTGAAGTTCGATGACAAATGGGTGGCTGACTCTGATGTTATCGTTGGGATTCTTGAGGAGCGGTACCCTGAACCGTCTTTCATAACTCCTCCTGAATTCGCCTCCGT GGGATCAAAGATTTTTGGGGCGTTTGTGACATTTTTGAAGAGCAAGGATCCCAATGACGGATCGGAGCAAGCTTTGCTTGATGAATTGAAGGCCTTGGATGAACACCTTAAGGCACAT GGACCTTATATCGCTGGAGAGAAGATAAGTGCTGTTGATTTCAGTTTGGCACCAAAGCTGTTCCATCTCGAAGTGGCTCTTGGTCACTTCAAGAACTGGACTGTCCCTGAAAGCTTAACTCATTTCCACAAGTACAAGAAG TTGCTTCTCTCGGGAATCTTTTGA
- the LOC121255078 gene encoding glutathione S-transferase DHAR2-like isoform X2: MALEVAVKAADDAPDILGDCPFSQRVLLTLEEKKIPYKLHLINFNGKPQWFLEVNPEGKVPIMKFDDKWVSDSDVIVGILEERYPEPSLTTPPEFASVGSKIFEAFVKFLKSKDPNDGSEQALLNELKALDEHLKAHGPYVAGEKITAVDLSLAPKLFHLEVALGHFKNWTVPESLTHFHNYKKLLSSRDSFQKTKPAKESVIAGWKPKVINA; the protein is encoded by the exons atggctctCGAGGTAGCTGTCAAGGCTGCCGATGATGCACCTGATATTCTTGGAGACT GTCCGTTTTCCCAGAGGGTCCTTTTAActttggaggagaagaaaatccCGTACAAGTTGCACCTCATCAACTTCAATGGCAAACCCCAATG GTTTTTGGAGGTGAACCCGGAAGGGAAGGTGCCGATCATGAAGTTCGATGACAAATGGGTGTCTGACTCTGATGTTATTGTTGGGATTCTCGAGGAGCGGTACCCTGAGCCCTCTCTCACTACTCCTCCTGAATTCGCTTCTGT GGGATCGAAGATTTTTGAGGCCTTTGTGAAATTCTTAAAGAGCAAGGATCCCAATGACGGATCAGAACAGGCTTTGCTTAATGAATTGAAAGCATTGGATGAACACCTCAAGGCACAT GGCCCATATGTTGCGGGTGAGAAGATAACTGCTGTTGATTTGAGTTTGGCACCGAAGCTGTTCCACCTCGAGGTGGCTCTCGGTCATTTCAAGAACTGGACTGTCCCTGAAAGCTTAACTCATTTCCATAACTACAAGAAG TTGCTTTCCTCTCGGGACTCTTTTCAGAAAACCAAGCCTGCAAAAGAATCTGTAATTGCTGGATGGAAGCCGAAGGTAATTAATGCATAA